Proteins encoded in a region of the Paucibacter sediminis genome:
- a CDS encoding lipopolysaccharide biosynthesis protein: protein MGNLNKSLAYSVADSYVSLALQIASTVVIARILTPSEIGIFAVAAVFTSLAGALRNFGITEFLIQEKELSKDTIRVALGVNILISWTLGIIIFASAGFVADFYKSHHVAAVMRVQALSFFLIPFGAIGMAYFRRELNLKPVFIASILANIASFGASVGLAMTGHGPMSLAWSGFVGVLVTVIVSLAYRPKDFPRLPSLKGAMRAFHFGKHASGIYLFGQLGAGAPEMVIGRAHSIESVAYFSRANGLIELFNKLVLNAIWPVILPYFSKSEHQHNSLLPTYTKCVNYLTIVSWPLLATLLINSEAAIEIIYGHQWSSSAPLSKILCLSAIVSVTYHLAMESFVAKGVVATSNYLQMASQGLKILGLLAAIPFGLEGACWGLLSANIAGAFLTHRLLNKHIGFTFAHLLAACTTSGALTLIVFATALLPHLAANTLELGRNATSLISTALAATVWLAYLVKTKHNILNMAISTLQRRRGK from the coding sequence ATGGGCAATCTCAACAAGTCACTGGCCTATTCGGTTGCGGACAGCTACGTCAGCCTTGCACTCCAGATTGCAAGCACGGTCGTCATCGCACGCATACTCACGCCCAGCGAGATCGGCATCTTTGCCGTCGCAGCCGTCTTCACCTCGCTGGCGGGCGCCCTGAGGAACTTCGGCATCACCGAATTTCTCATTCAGGAAAAGGAACTGAGCAAGGACACGATCCGGGTAGCGCTCGGCGTCAATATCCTCATTTCCTGGACCTTGGGGATCATCATCTTCGCGTCGGCGGGCTTTGTGGCGGACTTCTACAAGTCCCACCACGTCGCCGCTGTGATGCGCGTGCAGGCCCTCAGCTTCTTTTTGATCCCCTTCGGCGCCATTGGCATGGCCTATTTCCGTCGGGAACTCAACCTAAAACCCGTCTTCATTGCCAGCATACTGGCCAATATTGCGAGCTTCGGCGCCTCGGTGGGCCTGGCCATGACCGGCCACGGGCCCATGAGTCTCGCTTGGTCAGGTTTTGTCGGGGTGCTGGTGACCGTGATTGTTTCGCTGGCCTACCGGCCCAAGGACTTTCCGCGCCTGCCGAGCCTGAAGGGCGCCATGCGTGCTTTCCATTTCGGCAAGCATGCCAGCGGCATTTACCTCTTCGGCCAATTAGGGGCAGGCGCGCCGGAAATGGTCATCGGGCGGGCGCACAGCATCGAGTCGGTGGCTTATTTCAGCCGAGCCAACGGCCTGATAGAGCTGTTCAACAAGCTCGTGCTCAACGCCATCTGGCCTGTGATCCTGCCTTACTTTTCCAAGAGTGAGCATCAGCACAACAGCCTGCTGCCTACGTACACCAAATGCGTCAACTACCTGACGATCGTGAGTTGGCCGCTGCTGGCAACCTTGTTGATCAATTCAGAGGCGGCCATCGAGATCATCTACGGCCACCAATGGAGTTCGTCCGCGCCGCTCTCCAAGATTCTGTGCCTGTCCGCCATCGTGTCGGTCACCTACCATTTGGCGATGGAATCGTTTGTGGCCAAGGGCGTGGTTGCGACCAGCAACTACCTGCAAATGGCATCGCAGGGCCTGAAGATATTGGGCTTGCTCGCTGCCATACCGTTTGGCTTGGAAGGTGCTTGCTGGGGCCTGCTGTCCGCCAATATCGCGGGGGCATTTCTCACCCATCGCCTGTTGAACAAACATATCGGCTTCACCTTCGCGCACCTATTGGCGGCCTGCACCACGAGCGGCGCATTGACGCTCATCGTATTTGCGACCGCTCTGCTGCCGCATCTGGCGGCAAACACGCTTGAGCTGGGCAGGAACGCTACCTCACTGATCAGCACGGCACTCGCAGCGACAGTTTGGCTCGCCTACCTCGTCAAGACAAAGCACAACATACTGAATATGGCGATCAGCACGCTTCAACGACGTCGGGGCAAGTGA
- a CDS encoding GNAT family N-acetyltransferase — MTAAPITSFDLIASPADLDSICSDITAHSSIQARAIIDGAEQLFLRAKGSADTAIATITRGGLRSTMILSAKDRLWPPSDALHALCDRLGVTELTIESVKGLASGDAADPPPAQATTSYINERLYFVNLQQAPQDSAYSSNTRRNIAKAKRAGVSVESRNDPASLQAHFALTDSSVARRESRGESVALRGSRERSARFLANMQATLFQAQLGDQTLSSNLVFFQGKNAYYYDGGSSPEGMSLGASHLLMNAIINKLHADGYRNLNLGIARAGNDGLIRFKEGFAAELRFIDRATYDRDRLGLRAANLLRRLRREAARRLMPA; from the coding sequence ATGACCGCAGCCCCGATCACGTCCTTCGATCTCATTGCAAGCCCCGCTGATCTGGACAGCATCTGCTCCGACATCACGGCACATTCGTCCATTCAAGCCCGCGCCATCATCGACGGCGCGGAACAGCTGTTTCTGCGGGCCAAGGGCAGCGCCGACACAGCGATCGCGACGATAACGCGCGGCGGGCTGCGTTCGACCATGATCCTGAGCGCAAAGGATCGGCTGTGGCCGCCAAGCGATGCGCTGCATGCCTTGTGCGACAGGCTGGGGGTGACCGAACTCACAATCGAGTCAGTCAAAGGGCTCGCCAGCGGCGACGCTGCCGATCCGCCCCCTGCTCAGGCCACGACCAGCTACATCAATGAGCGCCTGTACTTCGTCAACCTGCAGCAAGCACCGCAGGACAGCGCCTATTCCAGCAACACTCGGCGCAACATCGCGAAGGCGAAGCGGGCAGGTGTCAGCGTTGAATCGCGGAATGACCCCGCTTCGCTTCAAGCACATTTCGCGCTGACCGACTCGTCAGTGGCTCGCCGCGAGAGCCGTGGCGAAAGTGTTGCACTGAGAGGCTCGCGTGAACGAAGTGCGCGCTTTTTGGCCAATATGCAGGCCACCTTGTTCCAGGCTCAGCTTGGCGACCAGACCTTGTCGTCGAACCTGGTCTTTTTTCAGGGCAAGAATGCTTACTACTATGACGGTGGATCGTCGCCGGAAGGCATGAGTCTTGGTGCGTCGCACCTCTTGATGAACGCCATCATCAACAAGCTCCACGCAGACGGCTACCGAAACCTCAACCTCGGCATCGCCCGGGCGGGCAACGACGGGCTCATCAGATTCAAGGAAGGGTTCGCTGCCGAACTGCGCTTCATCGACCGAGCCACCTACGACAGGGATCGACTCGGACTGCGCGCTGCCAACCTGCTGCGTCGCTTGCGCAGAGAAGCCGCACGGCGCCTGATGCCGGCCTGA
- a CDS encoding acyltransferase family protein — protein sequence MSTQTPPNAPRLAEIDALRGVAAMMVMLFHYTTRFRQLYPGDTEASVSLPWGHLGVNLFFIISGFVIFMTLDRTRRPLDFVVSRFSRLYPVYWVAVGLTFVVVTLVGLPGKEVSPLHAVLNLLMFHALGRIPHVDSVYWTLEVELLFYLGMFLLYRAGRLAQVHQAIWLMLGLRLAYYLALELWGVDLPWILFRVTILAYLPWFALGICAFQLARATGLRSSRLPLGSAAAAIATLCIVDTPFKGVLAFLLAAIVWLAATGHLPLLRLRPLVWLGAISYPLYLVHENIGWALQRVLLAHGVAYDLTVLAAVTLSLLLAHLLHRSIELPAMTAIRQWYAHRHTQPS from the coding sequence ATGAGCACGCAAACCCCGCCCAACGCGCCCCGCTTGGCCGAGATCGATGCGCTGCGCGGCGTCGCCGCCATGATGGTGATGCTGTTTCACTACACGACGCGTTTTCGCCAGCTCTACCCAGGCGACACCGAGGCCAGTGTTTCGCTGCCATGGGGCCACCTCGGCGTGAACCTGTTTTTCATCATCAGCGGCTTTGTGATCTTCATGACGCTGGATCGCACGCGCCGCCCGCTGGACTTCGTCGTCTCACGCTTCAGTCGGCTCTATCCGGTTTACTGGGTGGCCGTGGGCCTGACCTTTGTGGTCGTGACCCTGGTGGGCCTGCCTGGCAAGGAAGTCAGCCCGCTGCATGCCGTACTCAATCTGCTGATGTTCCATGCGCTGGGCCGCATTCCCCACGTGGACTCGGTGTATTGGACGCTCGAGGTGGAACTACTTTTCTACTTGGGCATGTTCCTGCTCTACCGTGCAGGCCGGCTGGCGCAGGTACACCAGGCCATCTGGCTCATGCTGGGCCTGCGCCTGGCCTATTACCTTGCACTCGAACTCTGGGGCGTGGATCTGCCCTGGATACTGTTCCGTGTCACCATCTTGGCCTATCTGCCATGGTTCGCCCTCGGCATCTGTGCGTTTCAGCTGGCGCGCGCCACCGGGTTGCGATCGAGCCGCCTACCACTCGGCAGTGCCGCCGCAGCCATTGCCACGCTGTGCATCGTGGACACGCCGTTCAAGGGCGTGCTGGCGTTTCTGCTGGCTGCCATCGTCTGGCTCGCCGCCACCGGCCATTTGCCCTTGCTGCGCCTTCGCCCGCTAGTCTGGCTGGGCGCGATCTCGTATCCGCTGTATCTTGTTCACGAGAATATCGGTTGGGCACTGCAACGGGTGTTGCTGGCGCATGGTGTGGCCTATGACCTGACCGTCTTGGCGGCAGTGACTCTGAGCCTGCTGTTGGCGCATTTGCTGCATCGAAGCATCGAGCTACCCGCCATGACGGCCATCCGTCAGTGGTATGCACACCGCCACACACAACCCAGTTGA
- a CDS encoding sialate O-acetylesterase: MKTPDKASATKPAHARLISALLLLALLLLGLDLGRDLWRQRQQDLALASRLPPSADDWQLRKACPPLEAAPLRLLVLGQSNAGSHGEPTDPGRAGTIRLMTSRGCMLAQDPLPGTTGKGGSIWTALPAALQARGLARPVEFSALAVDATRVADWTRNGSPLRERLREHLQMLQQLQWQPDLLLWQQGEADAAAGTSAEDYRDGLRRLADSLRAAGINAPILLAQSSRCGQSLAEYTRQARLSLIAEDERFLPGPDTDSLGPDLRDGPCHFNARGLNEAATAWAGAVMAPVAGSSGQAFSNTRPRPASAAAR; this comes from the coding sequence ATGAAGACGCCAGACAAAGCTTCCGCGACAAAGCCTGCGCATGCGCGGTTGATCTCCGCCTTGCTGCTGCTGGCGCTGCTGCTGTTGGGGCTGGACCTGGGTCGAGACCTGTGGCGGCAGCGCCAACAAGATCTCGCCCTTGCCTCGCGCCTGCCCCCTTCTGCCGATGACTGGCAATTGCGCAAGGCCTGCCCACCTCTCGAGGCGGCGCCGTTGCGCTTGCTGGTGCTGGGGCAATCGAATGCAGGTAGCCATGGCGAGCCAACGGACCCCGGCCGCGCCGGCACCATTCGACTCATGACATCGCGGGGCTGCATGCTAGCCCAAGATCCCCTGCCCGGGACCACGGGCAAGGGCGGCAGTATCTGGACCGCCCTGCCAGCTGCGCTGCAAGCGCGCGGGCTGGCTCGCCCAGTGGAATTCTCGGCCTTGGCGGTGGACGCCACCCGGGTTGCCGACTGGACCCGCAACGGCAGTCCCTTGCGGGAGCGCCTGCGCGAGCACTTGCAGATGCTGCAGCAGTTGCAGTGGCAACCAGACCTGTTGCTGTGGCAGCAGGGAGAGGCCGATGCGGCGGCAGGCACCAGCGCCGAAGATTACCGAGATGGCCTGCGCCGGCTCGCAGACAGCTTGCGCGCAGCCGGTATCAATGCGCCGATCCTGCTTGCGCAGTCCAGCCGCTGCGGGCAGAGCCTAGCCGAATACACCCGACAAGCCAGGCTGAGCCTGATCGCCGAGGATGAACGCTTTCTGCCCGGCCCCGACACCGACAGCCTTGGCCCCGATTTGCGCGACGGGCCATGCCACTTCAACGCCCGCGGACTGAACGAGGCAGCCACGGCCTGGGCAGGTGCCGTCATGGCGCCAGTGGCGGGCAGCAGCGGCCAGGCGTTCAGCAACACCAGGCCGCGGCCGGCCTCGGCCGCGGCGCGCTGA
- a CDS encoding asparagine synthetase B family protein — translation MHDLTPRPALFLGQPRFDTADMRRLAAERGPASAWMHLLQQAPQQALARVGGDFALATDLPSGESVMAVDRFAIHTLCYRVVNGQLRWAMDAKQLADADTPLDPQAIFDYLYFHCIPSPRTIYRGIYRVPPGHLAIFRQGQLTLQPYWRAAFEERAPTSLAVHKAQFMELLSEAVRQQLDGSQAACFLSGGTDSSSVAGMLARHAGKDTLAYSIGFDAEGYDEMAYAKLAAQHFGVQHRAYYVTPADLVEGIPEMARHLDQPFGNSSVLPAYYCAKLAKAEGVSKLLAGDGGDELYGGNARYATQRLFGFYGRVPGAMRRWLIEPMVGNAVLAQVPLIRKGGSYVRQAKQPMPDRLQNYNLIMRVGPEQVLTPGLLQQLDTSLPLAHQRQAWESAQAPCSELNRELAFDWRYTLGESDLPKVRAATALAGLNVGFPMLDQALLDFSLHLPSDYKLRGNKLRWFFKEALKDFLPHEIISKRKQGFGLPFGVWTTRDPALQKLARRSLEALVQRGLVRGDYVHTLLDEQLPAYPGYYGEMVWILMMLEQWLEHHMADFHLPQS, via the coding sequence ATGCACGACCTGACCCCACGCCCAGCTCTCTTTCTCGGCCAGCCACGCTTCGACACCGCGGATATGCGCCGCTTGGCGGCCGAGCGTGGGCCAGCAAGTGCCTGGATGCACTTGCTGCAACAAGCCCCTCAGCAGGCGTTGGCACGCGTCGGCGGCGATTTCGCCCTTGCCACGGACCTGCCCTCGGGCGAGAGCGTAATGGCCGTGGATCGCTTCGCCATTCACACCCTGTGCTACCGCGTCGTCAACGGGCAGTTGCGCTGGGCGATGGATGCCAAGCAATTGGCCGACGCCGATACGCCGCTGGATCCGCAGGCGATCTTCGACTATCTCTACTTCCACTGCATTCCGTCGCCCCGCACCATCTACCGCGGCATCTATCGCGTCCCGCCGGGCCATCTGGCCATCTTCAGGCAAGGCCAGCTGACGCTGCAGCCCTATTGGCGTGCCGCTTTCGAAGAGCGCGCACCGACGTCACTGGCGGTCCACAAAGCTCAGTTCATGGAGCTCCTCAGCGAGGCGGTGCGCCAACAGCTCGATGGTTCCCAGGCCGCCTGCTTTCTCAGCGGTGGCACCGACAGTTCCTCGGTCGCAGGCATGCTGGCGCGCCACGCCGGCAAGGACACGCTGGCCTACTCCATCGGCTTCGATGCGGAAGGCTATGACGAGATGGCCTACGCAAAGCTCGCCGCACAGCATTTCGGCGTACAGCACCGCGCCTATTACGTCACGCCGGCTGATCTGGTCGAGGGCATCCCGGAGATGGCGCGGCATCTGGATCAGCCCTTCGGCAACTCCTCCGTGCTGCCCGCTTACTACTGCGCCAAGCTGGCCAAGGCCGAGGGCGTGAGCAAGTTGCTAGCCGGCGATGGCGGCGACGAACTCTATGGCGGCAATGCACGTTACGCCACCCAGCGCCTGTTCGGCTTCTACGGACGCGTGCCCGGCGCCATGCGCCGGTGGCTCATCGAACCGATGGTGGGCAACGCGGTGCTGGCTCAGGTTCCGCTGATACGCAAGGGCGGAAGCTATGTGCGTCAGGCCAAGCAGCCCATGCCCGACCGCCTGCAGAACTACAACCTGATCATGCGCGTCGGCCCCGAGCAAGTGCTGACGCCGGGCCTGCTGCAGCAACTCGACACCAGCCTACCGCTCGCACATCAGCGCCAAGCCTGGGAGAGCGCGCAAGCGCCGTGCAGCGAGTTGAACCGCGAGCTGGCCTTCGACTGGCGTTATACCCTCGGCGAAAGCGACCTGCCCAAGGTGCGGGCCGCCACTGCACTCGCAGGGCTGAACGTCGGCTTCCCCATGCTTGATCAGGCCTTGTTGGATTTCTCGCTACACCTTCCGAGTGACTACAAGCTGCGCGGCAACAAGCTGCGGTGGTTCTTCAAGGAGGCTCTCAAGGATTTCCTTCCCCACGAAATCATCTCCAAGCGCAAACAGGGTTTTGGCCTGCCCTTTGGCGTCTGGACCACGCGTGATCCCGCGCTTCAAAAGCTCGCCCGACGTTCGCTGGAAGCGCTGGTACAGCGCGGTCTGGTGCGTGGCGACTATGTGCATACCCTGCTGGATGAGCAGTTGCCGGCCTACCCTGGCTACTACGGCGAAATGGTCTGGATTCTGATGATGTTGGAGCAGTGGCTCGAGCATCACATGGCCGATTTCCACTTGCCGCAAAGCTGA